Below is a window of Streptomyces genisteinicus DNA.
TCGCTCATCGGCACCGTGCGGAACGTCGGCTACCGCTTCGTCGCCCCCGAGAAGGTCGAGCGGGCCGCCGAGGAGGCCAAGGCGAAGGCCGCACCGGAGGTCACCCGGACGGAGGAAGAGCCTGTGATCGAGGAAGCGGCCGTACGGCCTGCCCAGAGGTAGGTCACCCCGCGTAGACTTCGCGCGTGGCCAAGGTGACGCGGGACGATGTGGCGCGACTGGCGGGTACTTCGACCGCCGTCGTCAGCTACGTCATCAACAACGGACCCCGGCCGGTCGCCCCGGCCACGCGCGAGCGGGTACTCGCCGCCATCAAGGAGCTGGGGTACCGGCCCGACCGGGTCGCCCAGGCGATGGCCTCGCGGCGGACCGACCTCATAGGCATGATCGTTCCGGACGCCCGGCAGCCGTTCTTCGCGGAAATGGCGCACGCCGTCGAACAGGCGGCCGCCGAGCGCGGGAAAATGGTGCTCGTCGGGAACTCCGACTACCGCGACGAACGCGAGGTCCACTATCTGCGGGCCTTCCTCGGGATGCGGGTGTCCGGTCTGATCCTGGTCAGCCAGGGTCCGAGCGAGCGCGCCGCCGCCGAGATCGAGGCGTGGGACGCGCGGGTCGTGCTGCTGCACGAGCGGCCCGAGGCGATCGACGACGTCGCCGTCGTCACCGACGACGTCGGCGGCGCCCAGCTCGCCACCCGGCACCTGCTGGAGCACGGCCACGAGTACGTCGCCTGTCTGGGCGGCGTGGAGAACACCCCGGAGGTCGGCGACCCGGTCGCGGACCACGTCGAGGGGTGGCGCCGTGCGATGCAGGAGTCCGGGCGCTCCACGGAGGGGCGCCTCTTCCAGGCCCCGTACAACCGCTACGACGCGTACCAGGTCGCCCTGAAGCTGCTCGCGGGCCCCGACCGGCCGCCGGCGATCTTCTGCTCCACGGACGACCAGGCCTTCGGTGTGCTGCGCGCCGCACGCGAACTGCGCATCGACGTCCCCGGCGAGCTGGCGGTCGCCGGCTTCGACGACGTCAAGGAGGCGGCGCTGACCGACCCGCCGCTGACGACGATCTCCTCGGACCGCCCGGCGATGGCGCGCGCCGCGGTCGACCTGGTCCTCGACGACGGCCTGCGGGTGGCGGGGTCGCGCCGCGAGCGCGTCAAGCAGTTCCCGTCCGGCCTGGTGATCCGCCGCTCCTGCGGCTGCGGCGAGGCGTAGGCGCGCAGGGCGCGCCGTGATGCCGGGGGCGCCCCCGGCGGACCGGGCTCCGCATCCCGGGCAACCCCACCCCCGTGGCCACGGCACGGCCCGCGGCCGCGCCCTCGAACGCCGGACGGGCCGGGACGCCCGGGTAGCTCCAGCCCCGCCGGCGATTGAGGCGCGGGGTCGGGGGGCAGAGCCCCGACGGACCGGGCCCCGCATCCCGGGCAACCCCGGTCGGGGGGCAGAGCCCCGGCGGACCGGGCCCCGTATCCCGGGCGACCCAGCCCCCGTGGCCGCGGCACGGCCCGCGGCCGCACCCTCGAA
It encodes the following:
- a CDS encoding LacI family DNA-binding transcriptional regulator, with protein sequence MAKVTRDDVARLAGTSTAVVSYVINNGPRPVAPATRERVLAAIKELGYRPDRVAQAMASRRTDLIGMIVPDARQPFFAEMAHAVEQAAAERGKMVLVGNSDYRDEREVHYLRAFLGMRVSGLILVSQGPSERAAAEIEAWDARVVLLHERPEAIDDVAVVTDDVGGAQLATRHLLEHGHEYVACLGGVENTPEVGDPVADHVEGWRRAMQESGRSTEGRLFQAPYNRYDAYQVALKLLAGPDRPPAIFCSTDDQAFGVLRAARELRIDVPGELAVAGFDDVKEAALTDPPLTTISSDRPAMARAAVDLVLDDGLRVAGSRRERVKQFPSGLVIRRSCGCGEA